The following are from one region of the Stanieria sp. NIES-3757 genome:
- a CDS encoding phosphopantetheine-protein transferase → MKVPVWAIPPSKLNLSKDQIHIWRASLNLLSEEIEQLEQILSEDERSRANRFRFPHLKDRFIVARGNLRKILSYYLQIESNSIKFEYTSRGKPQLATNLNQIGLQFNLSHSQDLALYGFSINQKIGIDLEHLRSIYDVEKLAQRFFSEREYKLITESDFDKKQQVFLQFWTAKEAYLKATGEGLVDSLSEIEFLRKLDQSISLQSVHGNTKAAQNWLVENFIPAADYIATLAIEHPLPNKTQQKICFWEA, encoded by the coding sequence ATGAAAGTACCTGTTTGGGCAATTCCTCCTTCTAAGCTAAATTTATCAAAAGATCAGATTCATATTTGGCGTGCTAGTTTAAATTTATTGTCTGAAGAAATAGAACAATTAGAACAGATCCTTTCCGAAGATGAGCGATCGCGTGCTAATCGCTTTCGTTTTCCTCATCTTAAAGATCGTTTTATTGTTGCTAGAGGTAATTTAAGAAAAATTTTGAGTTATTATCTCCAAATCGAAAGCAATTCTATTAAGTTTGAATATACTTCTCGTGGTAAACCTCAATTAGCAACAAATTTAAATCAAATTGGTTTGCAATTTAATCTTTCTCATTCTCAAGATTTGGCTTTATATGGGTTTAGCATCAATCAAAAAATTGGCATAGATTTAGAACATTTACGTTCTATTTATGATGTAGAAAAACTTGCTCAAAGATTTTTTTCCGAGCGAGAATATAAGTTAATTACTGAAAGCGATTTCGATAAAAAACAACAAGTTTTTCTGCAATTTTGGACAGCTAAAGAAGCTTATTTAAAAGCAACTGGCGAAGGCTTAGTTGATTCTCTTTCGGAAATTGAGTTTTTAAGAAAATTAGATCAAAGCATCAGTTTACAGTCAGTTCATGGCAATACTAAAGCTGCTCAAAATTGGTTAGTTGAAAACTTTATTCCTGCTGCTGATTACATTGCTACTCTTGCTATAGAACACCCCTTACCTAATAAAACTCAACAAAAAATTTGCTTTTGGGAGGCATGA
- a CDS encoding HEAT repeat-containing PBS lyase produces MSLDKKYPDLRNENPIVRERIMQQIVEEYNAETINQLVEVLNSEDAVYRRTVVKTLNLIGLDAIPTLLQELNQSNNSLAKASCINALTTIAQQDETEQFASQILTSLQQALEDPNPMVQLSSVGAIETFGETAFDILTAAIDSDNLLVQVAVVNALGSLGDPRGLDVLSPLSQDRTVDPYVQELAVSALSRLEQVIKFNS; encoded by the coding sequence TTGTCTCTTGATAAAAAATATCCAGATTTGAGAAATGAAAATCCCATAGTTCGCGAACGAATTATGCAACAAATAGTTGAGGAGTACAATGCAGAAACTATTAATCAACTAGTGGAAGTTTTAAATTCAGAAGATGCAGTTTATCGACGTACAGTAGTTAAAACTCTGAATTTGATTGGTTTAGATGCTATTCCTACTTTATTACAAGAACTAAATCAAAGTAACAATTCTCTAGCTAAAGCCAGTTGTATCAATGCTTTAACTACAATTGCCCAACAAGATGAAACAGAACAATTTGCCAGCCAAATTTTAACCAGCTTACAACAAGCACTAGAAGATCCTAATCCGATGGTACAACTATCAAGTGTCGGAGCGATCGAAACGTTTGGAGAAACAGCCTTTGATATTCTGACTGCTGCGATCGATTCTGATAATCTTTTGGTGCAGGTAGCAGTAGTTAATGCTTTAGGTTCTTTAGGAGATCCTAGAGGTTTAGATGTCTTATCTCCTCTATCTCAAGATCGAACTGTAGATCCTTATGTTCAAGAATTAGCTGTTAGTGCCTTATCTCGTTTAGAACAGGTAATTAAATTTAATAGTTAA
- a CDS encoding Fructose-bisphosphate aldolase, with protein MTVTFSPQKSFLSWLGDEAEDLLTYQAKVSQNLLNLPGADFVDRVFANSDRNPQVLRSLQQLYSTGRLAHTGYLSILPVDQGIEHSAAASFAPNPTYFDPENIVKLALEAGCNAVATTLGVLGMVARKYAHRIPFIVKLNHNELLTYPNQYDQIMFASVEQAWNLGAVAVGATIYFGSPESTRQIQEVSRAFARAHELGMATILWCYLRNDVFKQDQDYHVAADLTGQANHLGVTIEADIIKQKLPECNQGYQAVAKATGKKYGRTDERVYTELTSEHPIDLTRYQVLNCYAGRSGLINSGGATGKNDFAEAIRTAVINKRAGGCGLISGRKTFQRPFEEGVQLFHLIQDVYLSSEVTIA; from the coding sequence ATGACTGTTACTTTTTCTCCACAGAAATCCTTTCTCTCTTGGTTAGGTGATGAAGCAGAAGATTTATTAACCTATCAAGCTAAAGTATCTCAAAATTTGCTCAATTTACCAGGGGCAGACTTTGTTGACCGTGTGTTTGCCAATAGCGATCGCAATCCTCAAGTTCTCCGTAGTTTGCAACAACTTTATTCTACAGGTAGACTTGCCCATACTGGCTATCTTTCTATTCTTCCAGTCGATCAAGGTATTGAACATTCGGCAGCAGCTTCGTTTGCACCTAACCCTACTTACTTCGACCCAGAAAATATCGTTAAACTTGCTCTAGAAGCAGGGTGTAATGCCGTTGCTACAACTTTAGGTGTTTTGGGAATGGTTGCTCGTAAATACGCCCATCGGATTCCTTTTATTGTTAAGCTCAATCATAACGAACTACTAACCTATCCCAATCAATACGACCAAATTATGTTTGCTTCGGTCGAACAAGCTTGGAATTTGGGGGCTGTGGCAGTCGGGGCAACTATTTATTTTGGTTCACCAGAATCTACTCGACAAATACAGGAAGTCAGTCGTGCTTTTGCCCGCGCCCACGAACTAGGAATGGCTACCATTCTCTGGTGTTATCTGCGTAATGATGTGTTTAAACAAGACCAAGATTATCATGTCGCAGCCGATTTAACAGGACAAGCTAATCATTTGGGAGTGACGATTGAGGCTGATATTATCAAGCAAAAACTACCTGAATGTAACCAAGGCTATCAAGCAGTTGCTAAGGCGACGGGGAAAAAATACGGTAGAACTGATGAACGAGTTTATACAGAATTAACTAGCGAACATCCCATTGATTTGACTCGCTATCAAGTCCTCAATTGTTATGCTGGACGCAGTGGTTTAATTAATTCTGGTGGTGCTACTGGTAAAAATGATTTTGCCGAAGCGATACGGACAGCAGTAATAAATAAACGGGCTGGTGGTTGTGGTTTAATTTCTGGTAGAAAAACTTTCCAGCGTCCTTTTGAAGAAGGAGTTCAATTATTTCATTTAATTCAAGATGTTTATTTATCTTCGGAAGTAACGATTGCTTAA
- a CDS encoding alpha/beta hydrolase fold protein: protein MTTKQIFLTDKIEKLAWTWQGHSIEYTVMGQGQPLLLIHGFGASIGHWQKNIPVLAKQGYRVFAIDLLGFGGSAKPTLDYTLELWQTQIKDFWQAHINEPTVFVGNSIGGLISLMLITEYPEIAAGGVLINCAGGLNHRPDELNLPLRLIMGTFTKLVSSPVTGKFIFNNVRQKARIRRTLYQVYRDRAAVTDELVEMLYTPSCDPNAHQVFASVLTAPAGPKPQDLLSQLQHPLLILWGEDDPWTPIKGAKIYQDLTSTNSQVEFHAIPTAGHCPHDEKPEVVNQLLLNWLVKIGL from the coding sequence GTGACTACAAAACAAATTTTTTTAACGGATAAAATTGAAAAATTAGCTTGGACTTGGCAGGGTCACTCGATTGAATATACTGTCATGGGACAAGGACAACCTCTTTTGCTAATTCATGGTTTTGGAGCTTCAATTGGACATTGGCAAAAGAATATTCCCGTTTTGGCAAAGCAAGGTTATCGAGTGTTTGCGATCGATCTTTTAGGTTTTGGCGGTTCAGCTAAACCAACTTTAGATTACACTTTAGAACTTTGGCAAACTCAAATTAAAGATTTTTGGCAAGCTCATATTAACGAACCCACTGTTTTTGTCGGTAATTCGATTGGGGGTTTGATTAGTTTAATGCTGATTACGGAATATCCCGAAATAGCAGCAGGAGGAGTGTTAATTAATTGTGCAGGAGGATTAAATCACCGTCCTGATGAATTAAATTTACCTTTACGATTAATCATGGGTACGTTTACCAAGTTGGTAAGTTCACCTGTGACTGGTAAATTTATTTTTAATAATGTTCGTCAAAAAGCTCGGATTCGTCGTACCTTATATCAAGTGTATCGCGATCGCGCTGCGGTGACTGATGAGTTGGTTGAAATGTTGTATACTCCTTCTTGTGATCCTAATGCTCATCAAGTTTTTGCTTCGGTACTTACTGCACCCGCAGGCCCAAAACCCCAAGATTTATTATCTCAGTTGCAACATCCTTTACTAATTTTATGGGGCGAAGACGATCCTTGGACACCAATTAAAGGAGCAAAAATCTATCAAGACCTCACTTCAACTAATTCTCAAGTAGAATTTCATGCTATTCCTACTGCTGGTCATTGTCCTCATGATGAAAAACCAGAGGTAGTTAATCAATTACTCTTAAACTGGCTAGTTAAAATAGGACTTTAG